The genomic segment GCCCCAATTCGAGGAATAACTGCATCAAATTTTCCTAAAGGTTTTCCTTCGTAAATAATTGCAGGATTTTTAGAATTAAGCGAAATATGACATCTTAAATAATCAATAATCTGTATCTCATGACCCCGTTGTTCCCCAGCTTGTCTAAGTCTTCTAGTCGAATACAGGGAACTATCTTGGGATAAGATCGCAATTTTCATAACAAAAAATTAGTCTTGGCTGCTGCGTTTTTTATGTTATTGAGAATCACTTAAAAAGGATTGATGACAAGCAATTAAAAACCGTCCTTTAAGGGCTTGCCTTCCTAATAACATCCGAAATCCCATAGCATCTCGATTTGTTAAAGTTAATTCCATTAACCATCGTTTTCCCATCAGTTCAATATCCGTTAAAATCACAGGGCGTAATTCCGTCTGTCCGCCCGAATTACGGACGGGACGGTATTCCAGTAAGTCCACTTCAGCACTCACCGTATTGATGGTATCCCGTTGGATGGGATGTACCTTAAACCGAACCCGTCGTTTACCCGGAGAAGGTTCGCCAGGGGTCTCTACAATCTGAATATCAAAAGCGTGCAAACTCGATGAACGTGCACCTGTATCAATTTTGGCTTTAATTTTTCCAATCCCCAAATCTGGCAACGCCACCCATTCCCGCCATCCAATTATTAGTAATTTGGTTTTAGTCATCGTTAGCTGTTGACTGTTGAACACTCCTTTTTTCTGATTAACTTTCCCATTCCCTGATTTCCTATCCCCCTATGATTTACTTTCGCTTTTGCGGTTTTGTTTTCACGCTAATGGGGCCATTAACAATCGCTTGACAAGCTAATCGATAGGTATCCGGTTTTTTCCTAAGAATGCGTTCTTCTGCGTCTGTGCGCGGAGAAACATTGTCCATCCCTTCTACAATTTCCACAATACAAGTGCCACACTGACCATAACCCCCACAGTTCATCATTTTGCCAGTGAAGGTATATAAGTCTATGCGGTTTTCTAGGGCTTTAAGTCTTAAGTTAGCCCCATCGGCTGCGATCACGTCCTGATTTTCATTCACGAATTTGATATTAGCCATTTCAATTGCAATGTCCTAGCTTAATGAACATAACCTCTCTCTAAATTATTACAGAATGTTAACAAATGGGTTGTCAGTTATCCGTTAACCGTTAACGAATAACTAAAGCGGATAATCTGACAGAATATTACCCGGAAGGTTGCTGACGGCTCGTTGTAAGGAGGACAGAGCACGGTTATAGCCAATAATGGCGTTGAGGAGTCGGTTTTGAGCGCGGGTTAAGTCCGTTTCCTGGTTAATCACTTCTAACTGAGTTCCCACCCCAGCTTGAAAGCGTAAACGAGCTAAACGTAAAGCTTCCGTTGCTTCTTCCACCCCTAAACTAGCGGTTTGAATATTATCAAAGTTGGCTTGTAGGTCATAGTAAGCTCGTTCCACATCTAAACGAATTTGATTGAGTAATTGATCAAAACGTTCGTCAGCGATGCCAATATCTAACTCCCTCTGTCTAGCCTGAGCTTTGGCTGCACCCCCATCAAAGAAATTCCAAGAAAACTGAACTTGAGCTTCATAACCGTCGGCCCAACCTTGGTTAGCGGTATAACTCGGATCATCATTAATAAATCCCAAAACGTTATAACTCGCGGCTAGGGTAACATTAGGCCGGGTAGCAGCTAAGGCGGCTCGTCGTAACTGTTGAGCGCGATCGCGTTCCGCTAACTGTTCTTCTAATTCAGCCCGATTATTGTAGGCTTGAACAATGGTATCTTCTAGGGTTAAATCCCAAGCTCCCGCCAAAGCAATCGGATCAGCGGCTAATAAATTTGAATTTTCATCAATATTCAAAATCGCTGCTAATTCTCGCCGACTTTGCAGTTGATTTCGCCGTGAATTGGTCAGATCCTGTTGGGCATTTGCCAGGGTAACACGAGCTTGCAACACTTCAAAACGGGTTCCCACACCCGCCCGTTCCAAGGCTTCTGCATCCTCTAAACTCTTCTGGGAGTTCCGTACCGCAGCCGCTTGAATTTCAACAGCAGCATCGGCTTCTTGTAGATTGTAATAGGCACGAGCCACATCAAATCGAACTTCTTCTATGGCCGTTTCTAACCTTAACTCAAAAATGCGTAACTGTTCTTCTGAAGCCCGAATTCTGGAACCTCTCAATCCATTTATCCCTAAGTCATACTGCAATTGCAGGGAATTATCAAAGGAATAGGTTCCATAAAAAGTCTGAAACGGCAATTGATCAGCCTGTTCAGGATTATTAAAACGCTGAACTCGGATAGCGCGGTTCCTAGCTCGAACTTGTAAGTCTTGCAGTGCAGAAACAGTCCGACCAAAACTGGAACGAAAGATCAAACTTGGATATAAATCGGCTTGATTTTCCCTCAAAGCTGCCAAGTTTTGTTCGACTTGTAGTTGGGCAATGCTGACATTTTCATTATTGCGAATTGCTAAATCAATCGCTTGTTGTAACGTCACCGGAACGGTTTCCTCAATATTAACTTGATCGGGTAAGGTAGGCCTATACAAGGGATTGGGACTCGGAAACAGAATGGCCGGGGGATTGGTTTGTAACGTTCCGTTGGGCGTCGGTGGCGGAAAGGGTGTTGTCGGGGGGGTAAGGTCAGGAACTGTCAAGGCAGGGGTACTGACTTGAGCCAGTTGAGTGGGTTGAGATTGTCTTTCTCTATCACTTGAAGGTAATAAAGGAGAAGTCAGGGTTGCAGCCTGGGTAGAGGGATTGGGTAATGCGGTTTCCACCTGTAACGGCAGGTTACTTTCTGCTGATAAGGAATTATTTCTTAAGGGATGGGGTAAGTTAAAATTAGGGGTTTGACTAGGGGTTTGGGTCTGTACACTGTCTCCTGATCCGGTTGTGTTGGACGTCAAGGTTGTACTCGGTTGCGTCACAGAAGGTTGTTCTGAAGTTGCATGAGCAACAGTCGATACCGTCGAGGGTGAAACAGGCTGTTGAGGGGTTTTTGTAGGATTTTGTTTAAAAACTGGGGCGGGTGATTCGGATCCCCCAGAGGATTTCGGTGTCGCGAAATTCTCGATCAAGCGATGGCTTGAAGCAGCTACAGGTTGAGATTTTGTCGGATTTTGCTTAAATGTTGAGGTTAGGATTTCTAAAGGTAAAGACCCCTGATCAGCAACCCTTGATTCCATAGATGGGGAAACGCTTGTTCGGTGGTGGTTTTGATAGGGAAGTTCAGATGTAGAGACAGAAATCTGTTGTCCCTTTTGAGGGTTTTTGTCTAAATTGAGATCTAACGGTACAGCATCAGAAGTCTTCTCCGGGGAATCAGTCGCCTTTGGAGATAAGGACTCAAGGTTGGCTTCTGGTTCTATAGGAGCCGTAGGATAAGAGTCTTGAGGATTTTGTTTAAACTCTTGGGATTGAGTTGTGTTTGAGTTGGACGAATTATCTTGAGATTCAATGGGGGAAGGAACAGCCGTTCCTGGCCCCACATTGATTAATGTAATTGCTCCACTCACTCCCACAGCCATCAAATTACGAAGAACGGACATAAGGCTTCTTTTCTGTCTACAAGTCCAGAAACAATTTTAGAGCAAGCGAGCAATATTCCTAAGTTTTTTGGGACTAGCTGGTTTATGAGAACCTTTAGGCACGACTAGATCTTGATTTCCTTAGCAGGCAATTTCTTTTGCTTCTAAGTCTAACAGGCGCAAGAGATTCAGATCGCCCCGTTCAGCCGCCGCTTGACGTCGCCGCTCTAATAAACGGCATAGATGATCGG from the Planktothrix tepida PCC 9214 genome contains:
- a CDS encoding ATP-dependent zinc protease family protein, which gives rise to MTKTKLLIIGWREWVALPDLGIGKIKAKIDTGARSSSLHAFDIQIVETPGEPSPGKRRVRFKVHPIQRDTINTVSAEVDLLEYRPVRNSGGQTELRPVILTDIELMGKRWLMELTLTNRDAMGFRMLLGRQALKGRFLIACHQSFLSDSQ
- a CDS encoding 2Fe-2S iron-sulfur cluster-binding protein, with amino-acid sequence MANIKFVNENQDVIAADGANLRLKALENRIDLYTFTGKMMNCGGYGQCGTCIVEIVEGMDNVSPRTDAEERILRKKPDTYRLACQAIVNGPISVKTKPQKRK
- a CDS encoding TolC family protein, producing MSVLRNLMAVGVSGAITLINVGPGTAVPSPIESQDNSSNSNTTQSQEFKQNPQDSYPTAPIEPEANLESLSPKATDSPEKTSDAVPLDLNLDKNPQKGQQISVSTSELPYQNHHRTSVSPSMESRVADQGSLPLEILTSTFKQNPTKSQPVAASSHRLIENFATPKSSGGSESPAPVFKQNPTKTPQQPVSPSTVSTVAHATSEQPSVTQPSTTLTSNTTGSGDSVQTQTPSQTPNFNLPHPLRNNSLSAESNLPLQVETALPNPSTQAATLTSPLLPSSDRERQSQPTQLAQVSTPALTVPDLTPPTTPFPPPTPNGTLQTNPPAILFPSPNPLYRPTLPDQVNIEETVPVTLQQAIDLAIRNNENVSIAQLQVEQNLAALRENQADLYPSLIFRSSFGRTVSALQDLQVRARNRAIRVQRFNNPEQADQLPFQTFYGTYSFDNSLQLQYDLGINGLRGSRIRASEEQLRIFELRLETAIEEVRFDVARAYYNLQEADAAVEIQAAAVRNSQKSLEDAEALERAGVGTRFEVLQARVTLANAQQDLTNSRRNQLQSRRELAAILNIDENSNLLAADPIALAGAWDLTLEDTIVQAYNNRAELEEQLAERDRAQQLRRAALAATRPNVTLAASYNVLGFINDDPSYTANQGWADGYEAQVQFSWNFFDGGAAKAQARQRELDIGIADERFDQLLNQIRLDVERAYYDLQANFDNIQTASLGVEEATEALRLARLRFQAGVGTQLEVINQETDLTRAQNRLLNAIIGYNRALSSLQRAVSNLPGNILSDYPL